The Flavobacterium marginilacus genome window below encodes:
- a CDS encoding DUF2062 domain-containing protein: MNTSFSEAKRMDQHKVCVIIPTYNNHKTLKRVIDSVLQYTSAIIIVNDGSTDSTVEILKEYSSLVQVHHPKNSGKGLALRNGFKKALALEYNYAITIDSDGQHFASDIPSFLNNLETNPDALLIGSRNMVQENVPKKSSFGNKFSNFWFWFETGNKLEDTQSGFRLYPLRKIPVHYFTNKFEFEIEVIVRSAWKDIPVKNIPVQVLYDPKERVSHFRPFKDFTRISILNTVLVIIALVYIKPRDFFRKLKKKGLKQFFLENVLESNDSNTRKSASIALGVFIGICPFWGFQTILVLFLAVLLKLNKAIAFAFSNISFPPFIPFIIYASLKIGSYFISSSKPLILNTDMTFDDIQKNIAQYLVGSFILATFMAVLFGLTSYLLLTLAGNLKHKKQLHAK; the protein is encoded by the coding sequence ATGAATACTAGTTTTTCAGAAGCAAAACGTATGGATCAGCATAAGGTTTGTGTTATTATCCCAACGTATAATAATCATAAAACTTTAAAGCGGGTTATCGATTCGGTTTTACAGTATACTTCTGCTATTATTATTGTAAATGATGGTTCTACAGATAGTACTGTTGAAATTCTGAAGGAGTATTCAAGTTTGGTTCAAGTCCACCACCCTAAAAATTCAGGAAAAGGGTTAGCACTTCGAAATGGTTTTAAAAAAGCTTTGGCATTAGAGTACAATTACGCTATTACAATTGATTCCGACGGTCAGCATTTTGCATCTGATATTCCGAGTTTTTTAAATAATTTGGAAACAAATCCAGATGCACTTTTAATTGGAAGCCGAAATATGGTTCAGGAGAATGTGCCTAAAAAGAGCAGTTTCGGAAATAAATTTTCAAATTTTTGGTTTTGGTTCGAAACCGGAAATAAATTGGAAGACACTCAATCAGGTTTTAGATTATATCCTTTACGAAAAATTCCTGTTCATTATTTTACAAACAAATTTGAGTTTGAAATCGAGGTTATTGTTCGTTCCGCTTGGAAAGATATTCCTGTAAAGAATATTCCTGTTCAGGTTTTGTACGATCCAAAAGAACGGGTTTCCCATTTTAGACCCTTTAAAGATTTCACCCGAATTAGTATTCTTAATACAGTTTTGGTTATTATTGCTTTGGTGTATATTAAGCCTAGAGATTTTTTTAGAAAACTAAAAAAAAAAGGACTTAAACAATTTTTTCTAGAGAATGTACTCGAAAGCAATGATTCGAATACTCGAAAATCGGCTTCAATTGCATTAGGTGTTTTTATTGGAATCTGTCCTTTTTGGGGATTTCAAACTATTTTGGTATTGTTTTTGGCTGTTTTGTTAAAGCTTAATAAAGCTATTGCTTTTGCATTTTCCAATATAAGTTTTCCTCCTTTCATTCCTTTTATTATTTATGCTTCGCTTAAGATTGGAAGTTATTTTATTAGCAGCAGCAAACCATTGATATTGAACACGGATATGACATTTGATGATATTCAAAAAAATATTGCCCAATATCTTGTTGGAAGTTTTATTTTAGCGACTTTTATGGCCGTCCTTTTTGGTCTTACAAGTTACTTGTTATTAACTTTGGCTGGTAATCTAAAACACAAAAAACAGTTACATGCAAAATAA
- a CDS encoding beta-ketoacyl synthase chain length factor, whose product MSKIFINGLGCISAQKTFDSLFLEESAVNEVDTVLPINQPVYKDFISPAASRRMAKGVKNGIVASTLALREAQLETVDAIITGTGMGCIEDSEKFLKAILDNNEEFLTPTSFIQSTHNTVGGQIALGLQCKAYNLTYVNGSISFESALFDAKMMMDENDASSVLVGGIDETADYTMSLFRLAGFVKNENQGLDSFLKSITKGAVQGEGAAFFVVEKEKKAATIAAVLDVEILNILEIDKIENKISSFLAFNNLKLTDIDAVVLGYNGDVDSDLYYKDLSEVTFADIPQIYYKHLSGEYNTASAFGLWVGAKIIQTQSIPDIVKVNTIDKETYNTILLYNQRNGIDHSFTLISSC is encoded by the coding sequence ATGAGTAAGATTTTTATAAATGGATTAGGCTGTATTTCGGCCCAAAAAACCTTTGATAGTCTTTTTCTTGAAGAATCGGCAGTAAATGAGGTGGATACTGTTTTACCCATTAATCAGCCTGTTTATAAGGATTTTATTTCTCCAGCAGCGAGCAGGAGAATGGCAAAAGGAGTTAAAAATGGCATAGTTGCTTCGACTCTGGCTTTGCGGGAAGCTCAGCTGGAGACCGTTGATGCCATTATTACTGGAACCGGAATGGGCTGTATCGAAGATTCGGAGAAATTTTTGAAGGCAATTTTGGATAACAATGAAGAGTTTTTAACGCCTACCTCTTTTATTCAATCGACACACAATACTGTTGGCGGTCAAATTGCGTTGGGACTGCAATGCAAAGCCTATAATTTGACGTATGTAAATGGTTCTATTTCTTTTGAATCGGCACTATTTGATGCCAAAATGATGATGGATGAAAATGATGCTTCTTCCGTATTGGTTGGCGGAATAGATGAAACGGCCGATTATACAATGTCACTTTTCAGACTTGCAGGTTTTGTAAAAAATGAAAACCAAGGACTTGATTCATTTTTAAAAAGTATAACCAAAGGTGCTGTTCAGGGTGAAGGTGCTGCGTTTTTTGTAGTTGAAAAAGAAAAGAAAGCAGCAACAATAGCTGCTGTTTTGGATGTTGAAATTCTGAATATATTGGAAATTGATAAAATTGAAAATAAAATCAGTTCTTTTTTAGCTTTCAATAATTTGAAGCTTACGGATATTGATGCAGTAGTTTTGGGTTATAATGGCGATGTGGATTCTGATTTGTATTATAAAGATTTATCAGAAGTTACTTTTGCAGATATACCACAGATTTATTACAAACATTTGAGTGGCGAGTATAATACTGCCTCGGCATTTGGGCTGTGGGTTGGAGCCAAAATTATTCAGACTCAAAGTATTCCCGATATTGTAAAAGTAAATACAATAGATAAAGAAACGTATAATACAATTTTGTTGTACAATCAGCGCAACGGAATAGATCATAGTTTCACTTTAATTTCAAGCTGTTGA
- a CDS encoding beta-ketoacyl-[acyl-carrier-protein] synthase family protein, translated as MNKGVAITGMGIISSIGNSVEENYNALLNSQAGITTIENIATVHADVIKVGEIKKTNQELIDELGLGKDNNFSRTAMLGTIAAKQAVKDAGITSINEYKTGLISATSVGGMDMTERYYQEYFENPDVVKYISCHNAGDNTDKMANELGLEGFVTTISTACSSAANAIMLGARMIKSGKLDRVIVGGTDAMSKFTINGFKTLMILSDGYNKPFDNNRKGLNLGEAAAFLVLESEELVKKENKKVLARVSGYANANDAFHQTASSENGDGAFLAMEKAFKAAQLKPEQIDYVNVHGTATPNNDLSEGRAMVRLFGENKVPDFSSTKPFTGHTLAAAAAIEAVYSVLAIQNNVVFPNLNFETPMAEFDLVPQTALKHKNIEHVLSNSFGFGGNCSTLIFSKSE; from the coding sequence ATGAATAAAGGTGTCGCCATTACCGGAATGGGTATTATTTCTTCAATTGGAAATTCAGTTGAGGAAAATTATAATGCATTGCTGAATAGCCAGGCAGGAATTACAACGATCGAGAATATTGCAACCGTTCATGCCGATGTTATCAAGGTGGGCGAAATTAAAAAGACCAATCAGGAATTAATAGATGAGCTGGGCTTAGGGAAGGACAATAATTTTTCCCGAACCGCCATGCTTGGAACCATCGCTGCTAAACAAGCGGTAAAAGATGCCGGAATTACTTCTATTAACGAGTATAAAACGGGATTAATCTCAGCTACGAGTGTGGGCGGAATGGATATGACAGAACGCTATTACCAAGAATATTTTGAAAATCCTGATGTTGTAAAATACATCAGCTGTCATAATGCAGGTGATAATACCGATAAAATGGCAAACGAACTGGGGTTGGAAGGTTTTGTAACTACCATCAGTACTGCGTGCTCGTCAGCTGCAAATGCCATAATGCTGGGAGCCAGAATGATAAAATCCGGTAAATTGGATCGTGTTATTGTGGGCGGAACAGATGCAATGTCCAAATTTACCATCAATGGATTTAAAACACTGATGATTTTATCGGATGGTTATAATAAGCCATTCGATAATAATAGAAAAGGATTAAATCTCGGAGAAGCCGCTGCCTTTCTGGTTTTGGAATCAGAAGAATTGGTTAAAAAAGAAAACAAAAAAGTTTTGGCAAGAGTTTCGGGTTATGCCAATGCAAATGATGCTTTTCATCAAACTGCTTCTTCAGAAAATGGAGATGGTGCTTTTCTGGCAATGGAAAAAGCATTTAAGGCAGCCCAATTGAAACCGGAGCAGATTGATTATGTCAATGTCCACGGAACTGCAACTCCAAATAATGATTTATCCGAAGGGCGGGCAATGGTTCGGCTGTTTGGCGAAAATAAGGTTCCCGATTTCAGTTCTACCAAGCCTTTTACAGGACATACATTGGCCGCTGCCGCTGCTATTGAAGCCGTGTATAGTGTATTGGCAATTCAAAATAACGTCGTTTTTCCAAATTTGAATTTTGAGACGCCAATGGCTGAGTTTGATTTGGTACCCCAAACAGCTTTAAAGCATAAAAATATAGAACATGTGCTTTCTAATTCTTTTGGATTTGGAGGAAATTGTTCGACTTTGATATTTTCTAAAAGCGAATAA
- a CDS encoding porin family protein: MKKRVITIICFVLIGIVQSNAQVTFQPGVKGGVVFSRLTNFDSDFKTGFYLGGQLAIKFNKLYTLQPELVYSQQGANSNYSDLLIDNYYNQSIITVNNSVKHSLDYLSLGAISKFSFGTGFHVIVGPSLDFKVNDNFDKSYFYSDSPIGFDFAIVGGFGFSFPNGLSLDARFKQGVVDIYGNNYNTNIDNNNNGNYDEVVLNQSFQLGLSYSFDIK; the protein is encoded by the coding sequence ATGAAAAAAAGAGTAATTACTATTATTTGTTTTGTATTAATTGGAATTGTACAATCAAATGCTCAGGTGACTTTTCAGCCTGGTGTTAAAGGCGGTGTTGTTTTTTCGAGATTGACAAATTTTGATTCGGATTTTAAGACCGGTTTTTATCTGGGAGGTCAATTAGCCATAAAATTTAATAAACTATATACTTTGCAGCCAGAGTTAGTTTATTCACAGCAAGGGGCAAATTCAAATTATAGTGACCTTCTTATAGATAATTATTACAACCAAAGTATCATAACTGTTAATAATTCTGTAAAGCATTCACTTGACTATCTTTCTTTAGGTGCTATCAGTAAGTTTTCTTTTGGAACTGGATTTCATGTTATTGTTGGACCTTCATTAGATTTTAAGGTTAATGATAATTTTGATAAAAGTTATTTTTATAGTGATTCTCCAATAGGATTTGATTTTGCTATTGTTGGAGGATTTGGATTTTCATTTCCAAATGGTTTGTCTCTTGATGCTCGTTTTAAACAGGGAGTAGTTGATATTTATGGTAATAACTACAATACAAATATTGATAACAACAATAATGGGAATTATGACGAAGTAGTTTTGAATCAATCATTTCAGCTTGGTTTATCGTATTCATTTGATATAAAATAA
- a CDS encoding LolA family protein: MKTKIFIVVLFLNVCQFQSWAQEQKMSDGEVTAFKQSVAVVSKKIKTLSTDFVQYKHLDFLSKDIETSGKMIFKEPYSLLWQYKKPYNYSIVFKNGKILINDEGKKSAVDIGSSKLFGKINKLIVGSVSGDLFDDKEFSISYFKNKDQNIAKFIPKDATLKKYIKQIDLTFDKEDATVIQVKLLESSADYTRIVLKNKVINTKVDEASFSN; encoded by the coding sequence ATGAAAACTAAAATTTTTATAGTAGTACTTTTTTTGAATGTTTGTCAATTTCAGTCTTGGGCACAAGAGCAAAAGATGAGTGACGGAGAAGTTACTGCATTTAAACAGTCAGTGGCTGTGGTGTCTAAAAAAATAAAGACTTTGAGTACTGATTTTGTGCAGTACAAGCATTTGGATTTTCTGTCAAAAGATATTGAAACTTCGGGGAAAATGATTTTCAAAGAGCCTTATTCCTTGCTCTGGCAATATAAAAAGCCATACAATTATTCAATCGTTTTTAAAAATGGAAAGATACTTATCAATGACGAGGGAAAGAAAAGTGCCGTAGATATTGGAAGCAGTAAATTGTTTGGAAAAATCAACAAACTGATTGTTGGAAGCGTGAGCGGAGATTTATTTGATGACAAGGAATTCTCTATTTCGTATTTTAAAAATAAAGATCAAAACATCGCTAAGTTTATTCCCAAAGATGCGACTCTTAAAAAATATATCAAACAAATCGATTTAACTTTTGATAAAGAAGATGCGACTGTGATTCAGGTTAAATTATTGGAATCCTCTGCAGATTATACCCGAATTGTCTTAAAAAATAAAGTAATCAATACCAAAGTCGATGAAGCTTCTTTTTCGAATTAG
- a CDS encoding phosphopantetheine-binding protein, which yields MEALKQELKSKIIEVLNLEDITVADINDDDALFGDGLGLDSIDALELIVMLDKDYGIKLVDPKEGKTIFKSIEVMAAYISENRVK from the coding sequence ATGGAAGCATTAAAGCAGGAATTAAAAAGTAAAATAATAGAAGTTTTAAACCTTGAAGATATCACTGTTGCTGATATTAATGATGACGATGCTTTGTTTGGAGATGGTTTAGGACTTGATTCTATTGATGCGTTGGAACTTATTGTGATGCTTGATAAAGATTATGGAATTAAATTAGTAGATCCAAAAGAGGGAAAGACTATTTTTAAGTCTATCGAAGTTATGGCAGCTTATATTTCGGAGAATAGAGTGAAATAA
- a CDS encoding acyl-CoA thioesterase, with protein MIRRKELYKEAAALTVSQEIRVRFNEADSLGIVWHGHYITYFEDGREAFGRKHGLAYLDVFANEFTTPIVKTTLEHKLSLRYGDVARIETTIVDTPAAKMIYRFTIYNIKNEVVCTGETVQVFLDKHGELMLTNPPFYTEWKRKVGLVK; from the coding sequence ATGATAAGAAGAAAAGAGCTGTATAAAGAAGCAGCTGCCTTGACCGTTTCACAGGAAATTCGTGTTCGATTTAACGAAGCAGATTCACTTGGAATAGTATGGCATGGTCATTATATTACTTATTTTGAGGATGGAAGGGAAGCCTTTGGACGTAAACATGGTCTTGCCTATCTGGATGTTTTTGCCAATGAGTTTACGACTCCCATTGTAAAAACAACTCTAGAACATAAATTGTCGCTGCGTTACGGTGATGTAGCCCGGATAGAAACGACTATTGTAGATACGCCCGCAGCAAAAATGATATACAGGTTTACCATTTACAATATAAAAAATGAAGTGGTCTGTACAGGTGAAACCGTTCAGGTTTTTTTAGACAAACACGGTGAATTAATGTTGACAAACCCTCCATTTTACACGGAATGGAAAAGAAAAGTAGGCTTAGTTAAATAG
- a CDS encoding beta-ketoacyl-[acyl-carrier-protein] synthase family protein has protein sequence MAKEVFITETNCITPIGFDVAANIKNIGNGVSGIQLQDNPKLLNAPFYAAVINDAELDLAFAKVTSAEGYSRLEKMMILALEPIIKNVKAASDERTGFILSTTKGNIKALENSSNIESAYLDVLAKKIAAFFGFKNEPIVVSNACVSGILAVSVAKRLIQANLYDNVFVVAGDEVSKFVLSGFNSFQAMSNLPCKPYSVNRTGVSLGEAAAAVLVSSNKENAKIKIIGDGSINDANHISGPSRTGEGLYRSIQSALAEAKIDSNRIDYISAHGTATPYNDEMEAIALNRLELENVPVNSFKGYYGHTLGASGLLETVIGIESVKENTLFASLGFDTIGVTQPIKVIEKKTDADIRYFLKTASGFGGCNTAVLFEKVY, from the coding sequence ATGGCAAAAGAAGTTTTTATAACCGAAACGAACTGCATTACACCCATTGGGTTTGATGTTGCTGCCAATATAAAAAACATTGGTAATGGGGTTTCCGGTATTCAATTGCAGGATAATCCAAAGTTACTGAATGCACCTTTTTATGCAGCTGTTATTAATGATGCTGAATTGGATTTGGCTTTCGCCAAAGTGACTTCTGCAGAGGGTTATTCGAGATTGGAGAAAATGATGATTTTGGCATTGGAACCAATCATTAAAAATGTAAAAGCGGCATCAGACGAACGTACCGGTTTTATACTTTCGACAACCAAGGGAAATATAAAAGCTTTAGAAAATTCAAGTAATATTGAATCCGCTTATTTGGATGTACTGGCTAAAAAAATTGCTGCTTTTTTTGGATTCAAAAACGAACCTATTGTGGTTTCTAATGCTTGTGTTTCAGGAATTTTGGCAGTTTCAGTTGCCAAAAGGTTAATTCAGGCGAATTTATATGACAATGTATTTGTTGTCGCAGGTGATGAAGTTTCAAAATTTGTTTTATCGGGATTCAACTCCTTTCAGGCAATGAGTAATTTGCCGTGCAAGCCTTATTCGGTTAACAGAACGGGAGTAAGTCTGGGAGAAGCTGCAGCCGCCGTTTTGGTTTCTTCAAATAAAGAAAACGCTAAAATAAAAATAATAGGCGATGGCTCCATCAATGATGCCAACCATATTTCGGGACCTTCCAGAACAGGAGAAGGGCTTTACCGAAGTATTCAAAGCGCTTTGGCGGAAGCCAAAATAGACAGTAATCGAATCGATTATATTTCAGCTCATGGTACGGCAACACCTTATAATGACGAGATGGAAGCTATTGCGTTAAACAGGTTAGAACTCGAAAATGTACCGGTAAATAGTTTTAAAGGGTATTACGGGCATACATTAGGAGCTTCGGGATTATTAGAAACCGTTATCGGAATAGAATCGGTTAAGGAGAATACATTGTTTGCGTCATTAGGATTTGATACCATTGGAGTAACCCAGCCGATTAAGGTTATTGAAAAAAAGACGGATGCGGACATTCGTTATTTTCTAAAAACTGCTTCAGGTTTTGGAGGATGCAATACAGCTGTTTTATTTGAAAAAGTATATTAA
- a CDS encoding 3-hydroxyacyl-ACP dehydratase, whose protein sequence is MLLKDFYTVKVLENIVDSKYKAQITINEKHEVFEGHFPGNPIMPGVCMMQIIKELTEQITASSLFMESLSNVKFMALINPFVNPDLLLELDINTTDDNLIKVKNVSYFDQTVALKLSCVYKKI, encoded by the coding sequence ATGCTATTAAAAGATTTCTATACAGTAAAAGTGTTGGAAAACATTGTTGATTCCAAGTATAAAGCACAAATCACAATCAATGAAAAGCATGAAGTTTTTGAAGGACATTTTCCTGGAAATCCTATTATGCCGGGTGTATGCATGATGCAGATTATAAAAGAATTAACAGAGCAGATTACAGCCAGCTCCTTATTTATGGAATCTTTAAGTAATGTTAAATTTATGGCATTGATTAATCCATTTGTAAATCCGGATCTGCTTTTGGAATTAGATATAAATACAACGGATGATAATTTGATTAAGGTTAAAAATGTTAGTTATTTTGACCAAACAGTTGCCTTGAAATTAAGCTGTGTTTATAAGAAAATATAA
- a CDS encoding polysaccharide deacetylase family protein: protein MKYILTNVFFILLLLLLALASFYVVIDVRYFVFVGILWFIIVFIGSSFIGSNYHVKTFCSNPLITEKKIAITFDDGPNEMTAAVLEVLKKYDVKAAFFCIGKNIESHPEILTETIKQGHAIGNHSYSHSPFFDFYSKAKIIAEIEKTDALIETILGRKTTLFRPPYGVTNPSIRKALAVTRHKTIGWNIRSLDGVFKNRKFLLDRIIKRIKPGGIVLLHDTSIETVNVLEQLLSFLEKNNYSVVPLEELLNIKAYEN, encoded by the coding sequence TTGAAGTATATCCTGACAAATGTATTTTTTATTTTACTGCTTTTGCTGCTCGCTTTGGCAAGCTTTTACGTAGTAATCGATGTCAGATATTTTGTATTTGTGGGTATTTTATGGTTTATAATTGTATTTATCGGGTCTTCTTTTATTGGATCAAATTACCATGTAAAAACCTTTTGCAGTAATCCATTAATAACTGAAAAGAAAATAGCAATAACCTTTGATGACGGTCCAAATGAAATGACAGCTGCTGTTTTGGAAGTTTTAAAAAAGTATGATGTCAAGGCTGCGTTTTTTTGCATTGGTAAAAATATCGAATCACATCCCGAAATTTTAACGGAAACCATAAAGCAGGGCCACGCGATAGGAAACCATTCGTACAGTCATTCTCCTTTTTTTGATTTTTACAGCAAAGCTAAAATCATCGCCGAAATTGAGAAAACAGATGCTTTAATTGAAACGATTTTAGGAAGGAAAACTACCTTGTTCAGACCGCCTTATGGTGTTACCAATCCTTCCATTCGTAAGGCATTGGCTGTGACAAGACACAAAACTATTGGATGGAATATTCGATCATTGGATGGAGTTTTTAAAAATAGAAAATTTTTATTGGACAGAATAATTAAAAGAATTAAACCGGGAGGAATTGTACTTTTGCACGATACCTCTATCGAAACGGTTAATGTGTTAGAGCAGTTACTGTCTTTTTTAGAAAAAAACAATTACAGTGTTGTTCCGTTGGAAGAACTCCTGAATATAAAAGCGTATGAAAACTAA
- a CDS encoding type II toxin-antitoxin system VapC family toxin gives MKYLLDTNICVHFLRGKFEVDKILKSKGLENCYISEITVLELRFGAENSADKIKSHKAVDIFLKGIVIIPIYGSIKKYAEEKVRLNKLGKPQNDDFDLLIGAAAIENKLILVTENIKDFERLKGIELENWIVR, from the coding sequence ATGAAATATTTACTTGATACTAATATTTGTGTACATTTTTTGCGCGGAAAATTTGAAGTTGACAAAATACTTAAATCAAAAGGTCTCGAAAATTGCTATATCTCAGAAATTACGGTTTTAGAATTAAGATTTGGTGCTGAAAATAGTGCCGACAAAATAAAATCGCACAAAGCAGTAGATATTTTTTTAAAAGGAATTGTCATAATTCCAATCTACGGTTCAATAAAAAAATACGCTGAAGAAAAAGTCCGTTTAAATAAATTAGGTAAACCTCAAAATGATGATTTCGATTTATTAATTGGTGCAGCTGCAATAGAAAATAAATTAATTTTAGTAACCGAAAATATTAAAGATTTCGAAAGATTGAAAGGTATTGAACTTGAAAATTGGATTGTTAGATAA
- a CDS encoding outer membrane beta-barrel protein, producing the protein MNNKNQLNKGILVLFLVFFGTLQTQAQVTFRPGLRGGGNFTHFTKGNDYYYYDTDNIDSQRGDYSTKTDFYLGFYGALKLSKFYTLQPEINYSAQGSKYKSPTNDNGMFNVDYLSFGVVNKFTFGDKFNIHFGPTLDFVVDKNFNTDASVDMAFVLGAGISITPNFGIEARVKKGIIPVIDYNESHTNVVFSVGGTYTFDIK; encoded by the coding sequence ATGAATAATAAAAATCAATTAAATAAAGGTATACTGGTTTTATTTCTTGTCTTTTTTGGGACACTGCAAACGCAAGCTCAGGTTACTTTTAGGCCAGGATTAAGGGGAGGGGGCAATTTTACTCATTTTACAAAAGGAAATGACTACTATTATTATGATACTGACAATATAGATAGTCAAAGGGGGGATTACTCCACAAAAACTGATTTTTATCTTGGTTTTTATGGTGCTTTGAAACTATCAAAATTTTATACTTTGCAACCCGAAATTAATTATTCGGCTCAAGGTTCAAAATATAAATCACCAACTAATGATAATGGTATGTTTAATGTTGATTATTTGTCTTTTGGGGTCGTGAATAAATTTACTTTTGGTGATAAATTTAACATTCATTTTGGTCCAACATTAGATTTTGTAGTAGATAAAAATTTCAATACGGATGCAAGTGTCGATATGGCTTTTGTTTTGGGAGCAGGAATTAGCATAACTCCTAATTTTGGAATAGAAGCAAGAGTTAAAAAAGGAATCATTCCAGTAATTGATTATAATGAGAGTCATACTAATGTGGTTTTTTCGGTGGGAGGAACCTATACATTTGATATAAAATAA
- a CDS encoding 3-oxoacyl-ACP synthase, with protein MTVNKNYIHSFCTIQKNTVFLNGEAVFTAEEDSFAGFSKKGYQHFEINYPKFFKMDNLSKLAFLGAELLLATAENSAESNTALVFANKSSSLDTDVKHQNSISDSENYYPSPAVFVYTLPNICLGEISIKHQLKSENSFFIFADYDPVFMENYCNILLETQKADKVLCGWVEYYNEEYKAFFYLLDKKGEREHNHEQLKKLYNK; from the coding sequence ATGACAGTAAATAAAAATTATATTCACTCTTTTTGTACCATTCAGAAAAATACAGTTTTTTTGAATGGAGAAGCCGTTTTTACCGCCGAAGAGGATTCGTTTGCCGGTTTTTCAAAGAAAGGATATCAGCATTTTGAAATAAATTATCCGAAGTTTTTTAAAATGGATAATCTGAGTAAATTGGCTTTTTTAGGTGCCGAATTACTTTTGGCAACAGCCGAAAATTCAGCAGAAAGCAATACTGCATTAGTATTTGCCAATAAATCCTCGAGTTTGGATACCGATGTTAAGCATCAGAATTCGATTTCAGATTCTGAGAATTATTACCCAAGTCCGGCAGTTTTTGTTTATACATTACCTAATATCTGTTTAGGAGAAATAAGTATTAAACATCAATTGAAAAGCGAAAATTCTTTCTTTATATTTGCGGACTATGACCCGGTATTTATGGAAAACTACTGCAATATACTTTTGGAAACCCAAAAAGCGGACAAAGTTTTATGCGGATGGGTGGAATATTATAATGAAGAGTACAAAGCCTTTTTTTATCTGCTTGATAAAAAAGGCGAAAGAGAACACAATCACGAACAATTAAAAAAACTATACAATAAATAA